In Pajaroellobacter abortibovis, the following are encoded in one genomic region:
- a CDS encoding thioredoxin family protein, protein MVLTPSSMLPLGTQAPFFSLLEVVSGRTVSLHDFASAKGLLVMFICRHCPYVKHIQDELACLGRDYQHSSCSIVAISSNDASIYPEDSPSSLKEMAEELQFVFPLCYDETQEVAKAYQAACTPDFFLFDDQRKLVYRGQLDDSRPNSSQLPTGKDLRAAIEAMLAGRSVPELQKPSIGCNIKWKSK, encoded by the coding sequence ATGGTTCTTACCCCCTCTTCGATGCTTCCACTTGGCACACAAGCACCTTTTTTTTCACTTCTCGAGGTTGTGAGTGGCCGCACTGTCTCGCTTCATGATTTTGCGTCTGCTAAGGGGCTATTGGTCATGTTTATTTGTCGCCACTGCCCTTATGTGAAACATATTCAGGATGAGCTTGCTTGTTTGGGACGGGATTATCAGCACAGCAGTTGCAGCATTGTGGCGATCAGTTCCAACGATGCGTCGATATATCCGGAAGACAGCCCTTCTAGCCTTAAGGAAATGGCTGAAGAGCTTCAATTTGTTTTCCCCCTTTGTTATGATGAAACTCAGGAAGTAGCCAAAGCCTATCAAGCTGCGTGCACGCCTGATTTTTTCCTCTTTGATGACCAGCGCAAGCTTGTCTACAGAGGCCAACTGGACGATAGCCGACCAAACAGCAGTCAACTTCCTACAGGAAAAGACCTGCGAGCAGCAATCGAAGCAATGCTAGCGGGGAGATCCGTACCCGAACTCCAAAAGCCGAGCATTGGATGCAATATCAAGTGGAAGTCGAAATAG
- a CDS encoding FAD-dependent oxidoreductase → MEAGIAGAGIVGRLLAFSLLHAGWKVSLFDQDTKEGRKSCSGVAAGLLTPFSELDKSPTSVAKLGWVAIQQDWPEILSLLSCPVLLRKGGSLVVAHPRDQVEFPLFLRRLASRWSPECYQQLDKEALHQLEPALSRFQGACYFPEEASIDTQAVFQRLGHYLTEHGVEWHSNTPVQSVDSGQIVLNEGLFECDMAFDCRGLGGRASFEQLRGVRGELAIVSAPDVSLQHILRLLHPRISLYIVPCPPFRYIIGASEIESEDFSEISIRTLLELLTAAYSVHPGFGEARILATRTQCRPTLPHSIPQIKWKQNFLAINGLYRYGYLLSPTLVKDVMQFLKDGMGAVQYPEYWKEQ, encoded by the coding sequence ATGGAAGCGGGGATTGCAGGAGCAGGAATTGTAGGACGTTTGTTGGCTTTCTCTCTCCTTCACGCAGGCTGGAAGGTATCTCTGTTCGATCAAGATACAAAGGAAGGTCGAAAGAGCTGTAGTGGTGTGGCTGCGGGGCTCCTCACCCCCTTTTCAGAGTTAGATAAATCGCCTACTTCCGTTGCCAAACTGGGGTGGGTTGCCATTCAACAAGATTGGCCTGAAATTCTGTCCCTCTTGTCCTGTCCTGTTTTGTTACGAAAAGGGGGGAGCCTTGTTGTAGCACATCCCAGGGATCAGGTTGAATTTCCTCTATTTCTGCGGAGGCTTGCTTCTCGCTGGAGCCCTGAGTGTTATCAGCAACTCGACAAGGAGGCATTACATCAGCTCGAACCTGCCTTGTCTCGATTCCAAGGAGCGTGTTACTTTCCTGAGGAAGCATCCATCGATACGCAAGCTGTTTTTCAGAGATTAGGCCATTACCTAACGGAGCACGGTGTAGAATGGCATTCGAACACTCCAGTACAGTCAGTAGATTCAGGTCAAATTGTGCTTAACGAGGGCCTTTTTGAGTGCGATATGGCCTTTGATTGCAGAGGACTGGGAGGACGTGCTTCCTTCGAACAATTGAGAGGTGTGCGGGGAGAGCTTGCCATTGTATCCGCTCCTGATGTTTCTCTTCAGCATATTTTACGCCTATTGCATCCACGAATCAGCCTATACATTGTACCTTGCCCTCCCTTTCGGTATATCATTGGGGCGAGCGAAATTGAGTCGGAGGATTTCAGTGAAATATCCATTCGCACGCTTCTAGAATTGTTGACGGCTGCCTATTCAGTCCACCCCGGTTTCGGAGAAGCGCGTATTCTCGCTACGAGGACACAATGCCGCCCTACCTTACCTCACTCTATCCCTCAAATTAAATGGAAACAAAATTTTCTTGCTATCAATGGTCTCTACCGTTATGGTTACTTACTGTCTCCAACTTTAGTAAAAGATGTTATGCAGTTCCTAAAAGATGGGATGGGTGCTGTGCAATATCCAGAATACTGGAAGGAGCAGTAG
- the thiS gene encoding sulfur carrier protein ThiS produces MEIIVNGESQMLKEGCYLRELLAQQGWEDHHFAVSINGKIAPRALYDTIELKEGDSIDFILPMQGG; encoded by the coding sequence GTGGAGATTATTGTTAACGGAGAGTCACAAATGCTCAAGGAAGGCTGTTACCTTCGAGAGCTACTTGCGCAGCAAGGGTGGGAAGATCACCATTTTGCAGTATCTATCAATGGAAAGATCGCTCCTCGTGCTCTTTACGATACGATAGAACTTAAGGAGGGCGATTCCATTGATTTCATTCTCCCTATGCAAGGAGGGTAG
- a CDS encoding thiazole synthase, with translation MWEVGDRQLTSRFFLGTANYPSLDILQQAIQEAHAEVITVSLKRQHPSGKGGQKFWDILRAVGCHLLPNTAGCRTADDAMTMAEYARELFQTSWIKLEVIGDEDTLQPDPFELVKAAEVLIAKGFYVFPYCTEDLVLCQRLVECGCQVLMPWASPIGSGRGLLNLYHLQTLRSRFSNTTIIIDAGIGRPSHAALAMELGFDAVLLNTAVAQAQYPVKMAQAFRNAIVAGRIGYEAGIIHEKTMAYPSTPLLDTPFWQATIQQHKV, from the coding sequence ATGTGGGAGGTCGGTGATCGGCAACTCACGAGCCGCTTCTTTTTAGGGACAGCCAACTACCCCTCGCTTGATATCCTGCAACAAGCGATCCAAGAAGCGCACGCGGAGGTGATTACTGTCTCTCTCAAGCGGCAACATCCAAGTGGGAAAGGAGGGCAGAAGTTCTGGGATATCCTTCGAGCTGTAGGTTGTCATCTCTTACCTAACACTGCAGGCTGTCGAACTGCTGATGACGCCATGACGATGGCAGAATATGCGCGGGAACTCTTTCAAACTTCGTGGATTAAGCTAGAGGTCATCGGAGATGAAGATACTCTGCAGCCCGATCCGTTTGAACTGGTCAAAGCAGCAGAAGTTTTAATAGCCAAAGGGTTCTATGTTTTTCCTTATTGCACGGAAGATTTAGTGCTTTGCCAGCGTCTTGTCGAGTGTGGTTGCCAGGTATTGATGCCATGGGCTTCCCCGATCGGATCGGGAAGGGGGCTATTGAATCTCTATCACTTGCAAACCCTACGAAGCCGTTTCTCGAACACAACTATCATCATTGATGCTGGGATTGGGCGACCTTCGCATGCAGCGCTTGCCATGGAGTTAGGATTTGATGCTGTGTTGCTGAACACGGCAGTTGCTCAGGCCCAGTATCCAGTCAAAATGGCACAGGCTTTTCGAAATGCCATTGTTGCAGGTCGTATAGGATATGAAGCAGGAATCATCCACGAAAAAACGATGGCGTATCCAAGCACCCCATTACTTGATACTCCCTTTTGGCAAGCCACAATTCAACAACACAAAGTGTGA
- the thiE gene encoding thiamine phosphate synthase, protein MGALSFAEVGPEPLGLYPIVHTLEWVKRLVPTGITTLQLRMKGCSPSLVASTLPQAIEVARLFRVRLFINDEWALAVQYKAYGVHLGQEDLQHANLSVIREAGLRLGISTHSDAEIQKAFAIEPSYIAFGAIFPTSTKPMATAPQGIDMLMRVREKIPLPLVAIGGINLSNIDWILQTQVDGIAMISAITQAEDPIATTHLFLERIAQRTCPPHFQPKSSFNTPSISN, encoded by the coding sequence TTGGGTGCGTTATCTTTTGCAGAGGTTGGTCCTGAGCCTTTAGGCCTTTATCCGATTGTTCATACACTGGAGTGGGTTAAGCGCTTGGTCCCGACAGGTATCACAACCCTGCAGCTCCGCATGAAGGGATGCTCGCCTTCTCTTGTCGCAAGCACGCTCCCTCAGGCAATTGAAGTTGCCCGTCTTTTCAGGGTAAGGTTATTCATCAATGATGAATGGGCTCTTGCTGTTCAGTATAAGGCTTATGGAGTCCATTTAGGTCAAGAGGATCTACAGCATGCAAACCTCTCTGTGATCCGCGAAGCAGGGTTGCGACTTGGTATCAGTACACATTCAGATGCAGAGATCCAAAAAGCGTTTGCTATTGAACCCTCCTATATTGCTTTTGGTGCTATCTTTCCTACCTCTACTAAACCTATGGCGACAGCTCCTCAGGGAATTGATATGTTAATGCGAGTGAGGGAAAAGATCCCTCTCCCTCTTGTAGCCATTGGAGGTATTAATCTATCCAATATAGATTGGATTTTGCAAACTCAGGTCGATGGCATTGCGATGATCTCGGCCATTACTCAAGCGGAAGATCCCATAGCTACCACCCATTTGTTCTTAGAACGAATTGCTCAACGAACATGTCCTCCTCATTTTCAGCCGAAGAGCTCCTTCAATACTCCCAGCATTTCAAATTAA
- a CDS encoding HesA/MoeB/ThiF family protein, translated as MSSSFSAEELLQYSQHFKLKEIGEDGQAKLKQARVLCIGAGGLGSPLLLYLAAAGVGTLGVLDEDRVELSNLPRQILFPFASSRQKKVHVIQRRLRSINPHVCVHGYAERLTLANAEQWIQAYDIVADCTDNFETHYLVNDVCFYLNKPYVSASIAETKGQISSFLDQEGPCLRCLFPYHPTFDSVPNCTATGVFNVLPGLLGIIQATEIMKWILGVGHLLCGRLLTVNILNMRFNEFFFGQNPNCELCVHRHSLEQLIRPSSFPATIHSIRHRAITAKELKKRLENRAPLFLLDVRTPEEHQVDPLGGYLIPLDELSYRLQEVDTTIPVIVYCRSGARSQKAVELLLQRQRKGEGEIYFLTGGLMAWYEESRNRASWCLGLNNRS; from the coding sequence ATGTCCTCCTCATTTTCAGCCGAAGAGCTCCTTCAATACTCCCAGCATTTCAAATTAAAGGAAATTGGGGAGGATGGGCAGGCTAAGTTAAAACAAGCGCGTGTGCTATGTATCGGTGCAGGGGGGCTGGGTTCCCCCTTATTGCTCTATTTGGCAGCAGCAGGTGTAGGTACCTTAGGTGTTCTCGATGAGGATAGGGTAGAATTGAGTAATCTGCCGCGGCAGATACTGTTCCCTTTCGCATCCTCGCGCCAGAAAAAGGTACATGTTATTCAACGTCGGTTAAGGTCGATCAATCCTCATGTATGTGTTCATGGGTACGCGGAACGTCTGACCTTGGCAAATGCAGAGCAATGGATTCAAGCCTATGATATCGTTGCGGACTGTACGGATAACTTTGAGACTCACTACCTTGTTAATGACGTCTGTTTTTATCTGAATAAGCCTTATGTTTCTGCAAGTATTGCAGAAACCAAAGGTCAAATTTCCTCTTTTCTTGATCAAGAGGGCCCTTGCCTCCGTTGTCTGTTCCCTTATCACCCAACCTTCGATTCCGTTCCGAATTGTACAGCAACAGGTGTTTTCAATGTCCTACCCGGTTTGTTGGGCATTATACAAGCGACTGAAATCATGAAATGGATCCTTGGAGTTGGGCACTTGCTTTGTGGCCGTTTATTGACTGTCAATATCCTTAATATGCGATTTAATGAATTTTTTTTTGGACAGAATCCAAATTGTGAACTGTGTGTTCATCGGCATTCACTAGAACAATTGATAAGACCGAGCTCTTTTCCAGCAACCATCCATTCCATTAGGCACCGTGCAATCACAGCTAAAGAATTAAAAAAGCGTTTAGAGAATCGAGCGCCTCTCTTCCTTTTGGATGTCCGGACTCCTGAGGAACATCAAGTAGATCCTCTTGGAGGCTATCTGATTCCTTTGGATGAGTTGTCCTATCGGCTGCAAGAAGTAGATACAACCATCCCGGTGATTGTTTACTGTCGATCGGGGGCTAGAAGCCAAAAAGCTGTAGAACTTCTTCTTCAACGCCAAAGAAAAGGAGAAGGTGAGATCTATTTCCTGACGGGAGGTCTCATGGCTTGGTACGAGGAGAGTAGAAACAGAGCTAGCTGGTGTCTGGGTTTAAACAACAGGAGTTAG
- the htpG gene encoding molecular chaperone HtpG gives MSTSLQEKKTFSFQAEIHQLLHLLVHSLYSHKEVFLRELISNAADALDKLRFQGLTDATLLGENSTLEIRLILNPAECTLTIEDTGIGMDEKELAENLGTLAHSGTRSFLKMIQEKGEGRANLIGQFGVGFYSAYLVANRVDVISHKAGQEKAFCWSSDAQNDFTIEGAERQERGTSIILHLKPDQQQWLEEGKIRDLIKRYSDFVNYPIKVGTFYPGDTREKIRDWEIVNQTKALWQQPRSHITEEQYTEFYKHLTRDAEDPLAHTHFTIEGAQSFTGLLYFPKHAPLFEVEPTRKGIRLFVNRVFVMDNCEELIPPWLRFIRGILDSDDLPLNVSRETLQDSTIVQSIQKQVTKKSLELLEELAQEQNENYLLFWKQFGAILKEGLTMSWEHKNRIARLLRYRSSKSDGWISLTQYVARMPLRQPAVYYVLGESEQALTSSPYIEALQSRGYEVLYMTDPIDEWATESLHEFEGKPLVSAMRAELMLDPKETSEFSPPPPSQELQGFLSLIQTSLKHKISQVKLSDRLTDSPCCLVVPQGKPHAFVEQLLRARHKEIPTSQRILEINPTHPLVTALQDFYQRDPNSNLLQEWISILYDQALLMEGGKVEDPNFFGKRITCLLQQIVMNHNTPSPTHNPPEEISKHG, from the coding sequence ATGAGCACTTCTCTCCAAGAAAAAAAGACCTTCTCTTTTCAAGCAGAGATCCATCAGCTGTTGCATCTTTTGGTTCATTCTCTCTATAGCCATAAAGAGGTATTCCTCCGAGAACTGATCTCAAACGCAGCAGATGCTCTCGATAAGCTCCGTTTCCAAGGACTGACAGATGCAACCCTCCTGGGAGAAAACTCCACCCTCGAAATTCGCTTGATCCTCAACCCAGCCGAGTGCACGCTGACCATCGAAGACACAGGGATAGGGATGGATGAAAAAGAGCTGGCCGAGAATCTAGGCACACTCGCTCATTCAGGAACGCGCTCCTTCCTCAAAATGATTCAGGAAAAAGGGGAAGGAAGGGCCAACCTAATTGGACAATTTGGAGTGGGATTTTACAGCGCCTATCTTGTAGCCAACCGGGTTGATGTGATCAGCCACAAGGCAGGTCAGGAGAAAGCTTTTTGCTGGTCCTCCGATGCCCAAAACGATTTCACCATAGAAGGAGCAGAGCGTCAAGAACGAGGGACTTCCATCATACTGCACCTCAAGCCCGATCAGCAACAGTGGCTAGAAGAAGGGAAAATACGCGATCTGATCAAGCGGTATTCTGATTTCGTTAATTATCCCATTAAAGTAGGGACCTTCTACCCTGGCGACACAAGAGAAAAAATACGCGATTGGGAAATAGTCAACCAGACCAAGGCTTTATGGCAACAACCACGCAGCCATATTACAGAAGAGCAGTACACTGAATTTTATAAACACCTGACCCGAGATGCAGAAGACCCTCTTGCACATACACACTTCACTATCGAAGGAGCTCAGTCATTTACTGGACTGCTTTACTTTCCCAAGCACGCCCCACTCTTTGAGGTAGAACCCACGCGAAAAGGGATCCGTCTCTTCGTAAACCGTGTTTTTGTCATGGACAACTGTGAAGAGTTGATACCGCCATGGCTTCGATTTATTCGGGGGATACTAGATTCCGATGACCTTCCTCTCAACGTCTCCCGAGAAACACTGCAAGACTCGACTATTGTCCAATCGATCCAAAAACAGGTAACGAAAAAATCGCTCGAATTATTGGAGGAACTGGCTCAGGAACAAAATGAAAATTATCTTCTCTTCTGGAAGCAGTTCGGCGCTATTTTAAAAGAAGGGCTTACGATGAGCTGGGAGCACAAAAATCGGATTGCTCGGTTACTCCGCTACCGTAGTTCCAAATCAGATGGGTGGATCTCCCTCACTCAATACGTAGCGCGGATGCCTTTGCGTCAACCAGCTGTTTATTATGTATTAGGAGAATCCGAGCAAGCGCTGACTTCAAGCCCTTATATTGAAGCCCTACAAAGCCGCGGGTACGAAGTGCTATATATGACTGATCCTATCGATGAGTGGGCTACCGAAAGCTTGCACGAATTCGAGGGGAAGCCGCTCGTATCTGCTATGCGCGCTGAATTAATGCTAGATCCGAAAGAAACGAGTGAATTTTCTCCCCCTCCTCCATCCCAGGAATTGCAGGGGTTTTTATCGTTGATACAGACCTCTCTCAAGCATAAAATTTCACAGGTAAAGCTTTCCGATCGGCTGACTGACTCCCCGTGTTGTCTTGTTGTCCCTCAGGGGAAACCTCACGCTTTCGTTGAGCAACTTCTGCGTGCTCGGCATAAGGAAATTCCTACTTCCCAACGGATCCTCGAGATCAACCCGACCCACCCTCTCGTAACAGCTCTCCAAGACTTTTATCAGCGCGACCCCAACTCAAACTTACTCCAAGAGTGGATCTCCATCCTGTACGATCAAGCACTTCTGATGGAAGGAGGAAAAGTCGAGGATCCCAACTTCTTTGGAAAGCGCATTACCTGTCTGCTCCAACAAATCGTGATGAATCACAATACTCCTTCTCCCACTCACAACCCTCCTGAGGAAATTTCTAAGCATGGCTAA
- a CDS encoding agmatinase family protein: MNLSFDPNAPTPPSSGIFGLPFSQTESSLIYLPVPWEATTSYGGGTSRGPMAILEASHQVDLYDLEVERPYEAGLYMLPESPEVHEWNHIAKQHVEAIRKLPDRTSSNALALSSLDTTNRLGNQLNHHVYSKTKEILYRNQLPGIVGGEHSVSFGAIQAAAEYYTSFGILHLDAHFDLRANYEGFQWSHASIMYNVLKHIPQVNKIVQVGIRDAGEEEATYAQSQPERVYVFDAYHLNLEKFKGTLWGEIASCVLSPLPEQVWISFDIDVLDPSLCPHTGTPVPGGLSFQEAVYLLAALVHSGRRIVGFDLTEVSPPPLPSQDEWDANVGARILYKLSAWTLASHHKVKILKKISPFD, translated from the coding sequence ATGAATCTCTCTTTTGATCCCAATGCTCCTACCCCACCTTCCTCAGGCATTTTTGGGCTCCCTTTTTCCCAAACAGAATCTTCACTCATCTACTTACCTGTTCCATGGGAGGCCACAACTTCCTACGGGGGTGGGACTTCTCGAGGTCCCATGGCTATTCTCGAAGCGAGCCACCAAGTTGATCTCTATGACTTAGAGGTGGAACGGCCTTACGAAGCTGGGCTTTATATGTTACCCGAATCTCCTGAGGTCCACGAATGGAATCACATCGCTAAGCAGCATGTGGAAGCTATCAGGAAGCTCCCCGATCGAACTTCTTCCAATGCACTTGCCCTCTCTTCACTCGATACCACCAATCGACTCGGAAACCAACTGAACCATCATGTCTACTCAAAGACGAAAGAGATCCTCTACCGAAATCAGCTCCCAGGAATTGTTGGAGGGGAGCATTCCGTTTCGTTTGGAGCGATCCAAGCTGCAGCAGAGTATTATACTTCTTTTGGAATTCTACACCTCGATGCACACTTCGACCTACGGGCCAACTACGAAGGGTTTCAATGGTCCCATGCCTCTATCATGTACAACGTGCTCAAACACATTCCTCAAGTGAACAAGATCGTACAAGTGGGGATCCGAGATGCTGGAGAAGAAGAAGCAACCTACGCTCAAAGCCAGCCAGAACGCGTGTATGTGTTCGATGCCTATCATCTCAACCTAGAAAAATTCAAAGGAACTTTGTGGGGCGAGATCGCTTCTTGCGTGCTCTCTCCTCTTCCGGAGCAGGTCTGGATATCCTTCGACATTGATGTGCTCGATCCCTCTCTCTGCCCCCATACCGGAACCCCCGTACCGGGAGGATTGAGTTTTCAAGAAGCAGTCTATTTACTGGCTGCCCTCGTCCATTCAGGAAGGCGTATCGTGGGGTTTGATCTCACCGAAGTATCCCCTCCCCCTCTTCCTTCTCAAGACGAGTGGGATGCAAACGTAGGGGCTCGAATTCTATACAAACTTTCCGCTTGGACTCTTGCTTCTCACCACAAAGTGAAGATATTGAAAAAAATAAGTCCTTTCGACTGA